ACCTATTTTTGATACTGCGAATAAGTTTATTGGGGTGCGTGATGAAAAGTTTAATTATGTTTCATTTGGTGGCGGAGCTGATTACAGACTTGGGAAGATGCGGGTTTGGGGTAATCTTGCACCAAGTTTTGGGGATTTGAGGCGACTTTATATTTATTTCGGTGGATCTTATGAGGTTGCCCGAAATCAAAGTTTAAATTTCAATTGTAATTTGCTTTTCTATAACTATGTTGATGTGGTTGCGTATTTAACATACAGGATAAGTTTTTGAGAGATGGATAAGAAAGTTAAATATGAAGTTTTAAAAATTTCTCTGCTTGTTGCGTTTTTGAGCGCTATAATTTCTTTTATCACAGCTGAATATATTTCCACTTTAAAGGGGGTTGAGTTGAGGACGATAGATTTACGTTTTAATTACAGAGGAAGTGTTTTTAATTTTGCGGATTCCTCAGATATTGTAATTGTTGCGATTGACGAGTCTTCGCTTGATCGGGCTCCTCATAGGTGGCCATGGCCGAGAAGTTATTATGCTAAATTGTTAAGAAATTTAAAGAAAGCTGGGGCTAAGATTGTAGCTTTTGATATCAATTTTGATTCTCCCGATAGAAATCCCGAGAACGACGCTGAATTTAGAAGGGCGGTTGAAGAAGTTGGGAATGTAGTTCTTGCAGGTCGTGAGGCAAAAGGGGCAGCTTTAAAAGGTAAAATTATTGAAGCGAAAAATTTTCTGAGGAACATCTTCATTGGGACAATGGGTTCGTATCCGGGGATAGTTGAGGTTTTACGCGATTATGATGGCGTTTGCCGAAGATATGTGCCCGTTTTTTCCGCAGGTGATACAGTTTTCCCAAGCTTTGGACTTGCGATTTTGCTTTTATATTATGGATTGACAATTGATTCAGTTTATGATTTACCACCAAGGCATCCTTTTGAGAATGGTTTTTTTAAAATTGGTAATTTGAAAATTCCCAAGTTTGATGATAAAACTTGGCTTATAAATTTTGCTGGACCAGCGGGGACTTTCAAATATATAAGTTTAATTGATGTACTTGATGATGAAGATTTTAAAACGAAGGATGAGCTTATATATGGCGATATAAACACATTTGATAACCCCGAATTTGGGCTTCTTCACGATAAGGTTTTCAAAGATAAAATTGTTATAGTTGGCAGTGCAATTCCAGAATTTAAAGGGGAGCTTGGTGATCTTTTACCAAGCCCGTTTGTTAAGGATGAGAGCAATCTTATGTATGGGGTTGAGATTCACGCAAACGCTGTTGCAACTATTCTTGAGCAAAAATTCATCGTTAAAATTTCTGGTTTTGCTTCATTTTTGATAATTTTTATGATTTCTTTGTTAAGTTTTGCGCTCGCTGTTGGGGTAAGACATTTAAAAATTCGCCCAGAATTTTTAACTGAAATCTTTGGGGTTTTAAGTTTAATTTTACTTTTTGTTTTGTGGAGTTTTGTTGTCATCATTTCTTTCAATAATAATTTCCTTCTCCCTGTGGTGTCACCAGTTCTTGGTGGCACTATTGCTTATATTGGTTCAATAGTTTATCAGTATTTAACCGAGAGAAAACAAAAAAAGCTCATAAAGACGATATTTGGCTATTATGTTCATCCTTCCGTCGTTAATCAACTTGTTTCAAATCCTGAACTTGTTCGTCTTGGTGGTGAGAAAAGGGAGATGACGGTTTTATTTTCAGATTTATGGAACTTCACAACTATAAGTGAAGCGTATCCACCAGAGTTTATTTTCAATCTTTTGAATGAATATTTTGATTCAATGACAAAAGTGGTATTCAAATACGGGGGGACGCTTGATAAATATATTGGTGATGCGATTGTTGCTTTTTGGGGTGCTCCAATTTATTATGAGGATCACGCTTTACGGGCATGTCTTTGTGCATTAAAAATGCAATTTGAACTTGAAAAATTGCGGATAAGATGGGAAAAAGAGGGGAAACCATTGCTTCATATGAGAATCGGAATTAACACTGGTGAAATGATCGTCGGAAACATTGGTGGTTACGGTAGATTTAATTATACAGTCATAGGGGATAGTGTAAACCTTGGTGCACGACTTGAGGCGATAAATAAAGAGTTCGGAACAAGCATAATCATAAGTGAATATACCTACGAAAAAGTTAAAGGTTTTTTCAAAGTAAGAGAGATAGGTGAAATAACAGTGAAGGGGAAAACAAAACCCGTAAAAATTTACGAACTTCTTGATGTTCTGCTCTCGGAGAAGAAACTTATCAAGGTTATGGAGTGAAGTTTTTGTTTTTTAGTCTGGTATAAATTATATAAATTCCATCAAGGACAAGCGACGGTTCATAAAAATCAATTACATTTGTTCGCTCAATTATTGTTTTTGCAAGCCCACCCGTTGCGATAACCTTTGAATGCTGACCTATGATATTTTTAATTCTTTTTATCATTCCTTCCATTGCGTCAATAGCTCCATACATTATCCCAGATTGCATACTTGCGACAGTGTTTTTCCCTATCACATCTCTTGGGAAATGAAGCTCAATCTTGGGTAATTTCGCAGCTCTTCTGTGAAGTTCAGCAGCGCTTGTTTCAATCCCTGGGGCTATAACTCCACCAAGATATTCACCATTTTCGGATACTACATCATAAGTTGTTGCTGTTCCAAAATCAACAACTATAATAGGTCCCCCATATTTTGTATAACCGGCAACGGCGTTGCACAGCCTGTCAGCACCTACAGCGCTTGGGTCATCATATAAAATTTTTATCCCGAGATCAATCTCAGCTGAAACGATAATCGGATCAATTTTGAAATGCTTTTGGCTCATCCAGACGAAAATATCTGTAAGATTCGGAACAACAGATGAAATCCCAACCCCACTTATACTTTTTATATCTATATTCACATCGTTGCAAAAAAATTTGACGAGAAACCAAGCTTCATCTTCTGTTCTCGTTATTAAACTTGAAACTCTCCAATCGTGAAGCAATTTCCCATTTTTGTAAATTCCGAAAACAGTGTGTGTGTTTCCAATGTCAATTGCCAGAAACATTTTCCGTTTGAGATTTTGTTTGAATTTCATTTATGAAAGAAATGATATGTTCCTTAATCTCATCTCTAACTTTTCTGAAAACTTTCATTTTTTCTTCTATTGTTCCAGTTGCTTCGGCTGGATCTTCAAAACTCCAGTGAATCCTTTTTGTCTCCCCAGGGAAAGTAGGACATGATTCCTTGGCTTTGTCACAAACTGTTATTACATAGTCAAAACTTTGTCCGAGAAACTCAGTTACGCTTTTTGATCTGTGATTTGAGATATCAATTCCAATTTCTTTCATTGCTTCAATTGCGAGAGGGTGGACAAATGATGGGTGAGTCCCTGCAGAGAAAACTTCAAATTTATTATCTCCCAAATGTCTTAACAATCCCTCTGCCATTTGGCTTCTACAGGAATTTCCAGTGCAAAGGAAGAGAACTCTTATCATTTTCTAAATTTTTTTATTTGAAATGAAAAATAAAAAGGGAGACTTGCGTCTCCCTTTTAGAAAGATCACACTGGCAAGAGATATTTTTCAAGTTTTGCGAGAAGATTTTTCTTAGGCATCGCTCCGACTATTTGTTCAATGACCCGACCATTTTGAAAAAGCAAAAGAGTTGGGATGCTCATTATTCCGTATTTCATCGCCGTTTTTGGATTATAATCAACATTTAATTTCCCAACTTTTAATCTGTCAGCGTATTCATTTGCAATTTCTTCAATTATTGGAGCGATCATCCTACATGGAGCACACCACTCAGCCCAAAAATCTACAAGCACAAGCTTATCTGATTTAAGAACTTCATCCTCAAAGTTCAAATCAGTTAATTCAATTATGTTTTTTGACATTTTTATCCCTTGATTTATTTTGGAATTAGTTTGATATTTTTCTCTCCGAACAATTCTTTTAAACTGTTAATCAAATCAGTTGATGGTTTGACAAGGTTATAAGGAATTTCAAACTTTTGAACAAAAGTTCCGCTATTTACAACATCAATCTCAATTATGCAGTTTCCCTCTTCACACTTTCTGAGAAGTTCGGATAATTTTTCTACCTTTTCTGGGGTTTCATTTTTATCTACTGTAATGATGACTTTGTGTATAAATCTTTCCTTTGCCTCTTCAAGGGGACAAACTTCTTTGACAGTGATTCGCAAGGAATTCCCTTGCTTTTTTGCTTCACCCGTGACTAAAACGAGCGCTTCAACATAAAGATGCCTTGAATAATTTTTATAAACATCGCTGAAAGCAACACATTCTGCTTTTCCGGTGAAATCTTCAAGTTCAAAAATTAACATTTGATTTTTATTCTTATCAAGTTTTGTTTCCATGTCAGTTATAACGCCACATACGCGGACGATCTCTCCGTCATGGACCGAATCTGGGTCTCCAAGTTTTGCAGTTGAAAAAGTTTGAACCTCGTCAAAGTATCTCATTAGCGGATGTCCTGAAACATAGAAACCGAGGACATTCCTTTCATATGAGAGTTTTTCCATTTCACTCCAAGGTTCAACATTTGGAAGCGGTGGATAATTTTCTTCTGTTGAACTGTTGCTGAAAAGATCAAACAGACCCACTTGCCCGTTTTTCTTGTCCTTCTTGGTTTTTTCACCATAGTTCATTGCCATTTCCACCGCTTGCAGAAGCTGTGCTCTATGTCCACAGTTTAAGGAGTCAAACGCACCTGCTTGGATCAAGCTTTCAATTGCTCTTTTATTAACAACTCTTAAATCAACTCTTGCGCAGAAATCAAATAAATTTTTAAATTTGCCCCCCTCGTTTCTAACTCTGATTATTTCATTTACTGCGTTCTCACCAACATTTTTAATTGCACCAAGCCCAAACCTTATTGTTTTCTGATTTATGACCGTGAAATCAAGATTACTTTCATTGACATCTGGAGGTAAAACTTTAATTCCCATCCTTCTACAATCTTCAATAAATTGCACTATTTTATCTGTGTTGTTCAATTCGCTTGACATTGTCGCAGCCATAAATTCAGCAGGAAAATGAGCTTTAAGATACGCAGTCTGATATGCAAGATAGGCGTAGGCAACAGCATGACTTTTATTAAATCCATATGATGCGAATTTTTCAAGCATGTCAAAAATTTCTTCAGCAGTTTTTTTATCAACCCCATTTTTAACAGCGCCGTCAATAAACTCATTTCTTTGTTTTGCCATAAGTTCTTTGTCCTTTTTACCCATGGCTCTTCTCATAAGGTCAGCTTTTGCAAGCGAAAATCCAGCAATCTGATTTGCAATTTGCATCACTTGCTCCTGATAAACAACAATTCCAAATGTTTCTTTTAAAATCGGCTCAAGCTTTGGATGGAGATATTCAATAGGTTTTCGTCCGTGTTTTCGTTCAATGTAATCATCAATCATATTTATTGGACCTGGTCTATAGAGTGCGTTCATCGCAGCAAGGTCATTAATGTTAGTTGGTTTTAACCTCCTTAGGTATTCTTGCATCCCAGAACTTTCAAATTGGAAAACCCCAACTGTTCTACCCTCACCAAGAAGTTGATATGTTTTTTCATCATCAAGTGGTATTTCATCAATGTTTATTTCAATTCCATAATTTTGCTTAACTAGTTTTAATGTGTTAACTATGACGGTAAGCGTTCGTAACCCAAGCATGTCAACTTTTAGAAGCCCGGCTTTCTCAAGATAATCTTTATCATACTGTGTCATCAATTCAGTTTGTGGAGTTTGATAGAGTGGAACATAATCGCTTATGTCCCCGGGTGCGATGACGATCCCTGCAGCATGTGTTGAAGGATGACGATTTAAACCCTCAAGAATAAGTGCGTATTTGACAAGTTCTTTCAATTTAGGATCGGTTGTATTTTTAAGCCATTCAAGTTCAGGTCTCTCAAGCGCTTCATTTAAAGGCAATGGTTTACCCAGCTGAACAGGTATATTTTTCGTAATTGAATCAACTACTTGAAGTGAAATTCCAAGAACCCTTGCAACATCTCTTACCACTGCACGAGATGAAAGAGTTCCAAATGTTATTATCTGCGCAACGGATTTCTCACCATATTTTTTCTTAACATACTCAATCACGAGCTCTCTTTTATCATCCGCAAAATCAATGTCAATGTCCGGCATTGAGACTCGTTCGGGATTCAGAAATCTTTCAAAAAGTAAATCATGCTTTAGGGGGTCAATATTTGTAATTCCAAGTGCATATGAAACTATTGAGCCTGCAGCTGAACCACGCCCTGGACCAACAGCGACTCCCATCTTTCTTGCTTGATTTATAAAATCATGCACAATGAGAAAGTAAGTTGAAAATCCCATCCTTTTAATCACATCAAGTTCATATTTGAGCCTATCTTCAACTTCTCTGGTTATTGTTTTGTATCTTTTCTGCAACCCTTCCCAGGCAAGTTTTTCAAGATATTCATCTGGGGTTTTTACACCAGCGTCTTCCGGAATTGGGAAATGGGGCAGATAATTTTTCCCGAGCTCAATTTCAAGATTACATTTCTCTGCGATTTCAAGCGTTGTTTCAATCGCTTCGGGAAAATCTTTGAATGCTTGATACATCTCCTCAGCTGTTTTGAAATAAACTTGATCTGTTCCATATTTGAGTTGGTAGATGTCCCTGACGGAATTTTTATCTTGAATTGAAATGAAAATGTTGTGAGGAATCGCGTGTTCTTGTTTAATGTAGTGACAATCGTTTGTAGCAACGAGTTTTATCCCTAATTCTTTTGAAAGCCGTGGCATCCCTTGTAAAACAGGTTGTTCTTTATCTATGAAGTGATTTTGAACTTCAAGATAAAAATCATCCCCAAAAATTTCTTTAAATTTTTTAGCCATTTTCTTAGCACCTTCATAATCACCATCAACAAGGTAAGTTGAAACAACACCACCGATGCACGCTGAAAGAGCTACAAGTCCATCTTTATATTTTTCAAGGACTTCAAAATCAATCCTCGGTTTATAGTAAAATCCTTCAGTGTGCCCAATGGTGATTAGTTTTATCAGATTTTTCCAACCAATTTCATTTTTCGCAAGCAAAACGAGATGTTTGTAATGTGTTTTTTTATTTCTCACCGCAAGATCTGATTCTTCATCTTTGCTTCCCTTCGTTTTATCAAATCTTGATCCTTCCGTGACTATGTAAACTTCACTTCCAATAATTGGTTTTATACCTGCTTCCTTTGCTTTAATGTAAAACTCAAGTGCACCGAATAAAACTCCGTGATCGGTTAACGCAACTGCCGACATTTTGTTTTGAACGGCAGATTCAATAATTCCATCAATTGTGCTTATGGCATCAAGAATACTGTAGTGGGAATGATTGTGGAGATGAACAAACTCCGCCATTTATCACCTTTGTTTTTATTTAACAGCTTTGGAAATAGGGACACGAAAATATAAAAAGTAAGTTTTAAAAATTCAAAAATTTAATTCGTAAGTTTGGGAAGGTAAGACAAGTTAAGACAGAGTTTAACACATTGCGCGGGGTTTTTTAATAACAAGCGCCAAATTAATTCGTCTTTTTATTCCTAAAGATAAAAACGAAATTATTTTTGGATCTCGCCTTTTTATTTCGTAAGGTCATAAATTGCAAAATTTGAAATGTAAACAGGTCTATCAAGCGATGAATATCTTGTAATAACTTTTATGATATTAGCTGGTTCATCAAAGGCTCTTGCTTCAAGTATGGCGGTTTTACCATTGATCAAACATTTCAAAGAATTTCCTTTAACTTCAATTATGACCTTGTTCGTTGCATTTATGTCAAGATTTAAAGAAGTTGACACTCTTTCACTTTTGGCTCTGTAATACTCTATCTCTACCTGATTTAGTTCTTTTCCGTAAGCTGTAGCAAAAAGTATAGTAACAGTGCTGTATCCAAGTATAACATCAAATTCAAGGCGATAATTTTGAGGCAATGTTTCAATTGCTGGTTTTGCTTTGAATTCACTTGAAAATATCTTCATCCATCTTTTGCCTTTATATGTTACAACTTCAGCACTTCCAATCTCAACTTCCCATTTAGATGGTGTTTCTCCCTCATTGTATCCTGTGAAATTATCAGAGAAAATTACTACGCCAGATGTTTCAGATTTTGTGGTTGCGGGTTGTTCGGCTTTCTTTTCTTCAGTTTGAGTAGTTTCTTCTTTTTTCTCTTTGCCTTTATACTCACCTTTAAACTTTTCTCTAACTTGTGCATCAAGGGTAGAAAGGGAGAATAAGATAACTAAAATTAAAATTGCCCATTTCATTGTTGCCCTCAAAATTTAGTTTGAAAATTAGTTAAAACTTTATTATGGAGTTGTTCCAAATATGAGATCCCAGAGCGGACTTGAAACACCAAAAGCTCTATCAGGTGCTTTATAATGATGTTGTAAATGATGCTTCCAGAGATAACGGAGTTTATTTTTAGGTGGTTTGAAATGATGAATTGCATAGTGCGTCATATCGTAAATTATGTAGCCCATGACAAAACCCGGGAAAAACGAGAAAGCATAAATTCCAAATGAAAATCTGAAGATGTACCAGAAAATTAAAGCGAGAATTAAACTTGCAGCTGGAGGCATTACAAGTCGTTTCGGGTCATTTGGATATTGATGGTGAACGCCGTGGATCATAAATTGTATTTTAAAGCCAAGAGATGTTTTGGGTTCAAAGTGAAAAACAAATCTATGTAAAAGATATTCAGCAAGCGTCCATGAGAAAACGCCACTTGCAAAAAGTCCAGCGACTGTAAGGGATTTAAAATTTAGTTTATTCAACGAATAGAAAATTAAATATGAAACAATCGGTAGATATATCACAGCTGGGGTTAATGGGTGAGTTTTCGTTAGTGTTTCAAGGAATTTATTTTTAAAAATCGTCGCCGAACCTTTTTTAGGATAAAGATAATCGGGTATTCTGGTAGATGCCCTGACGTATTCAGCCATGTTGTTATGCCCCATATTTTATTTTTGTGAATTTAATTTAAAAAATGCCACAAATAAAAGCAAGCCAAACCCGAAAAGGCATTTAATTTGACTTTTAAATTTTAAAGCATTATATTTACATCGTGGATATTTGATATCCAAAATTAATGGTATAATTTATGATAGTATCAAAGACACTTGATTATGCGGTAAGAACATTGATATACCTTGGCAAGCGACATGGTGGTGGAACAGTTTTGATGAAAGAGATAGCCGAGAAACAGAAGATACCGTTGAGTTATTTAGCTAAGGTTATGAGGCAGCTTGTGAGGGCTGGGATAGTTTTTTCAGAGTACGGACCAAATGGTGGATATTCATTGAAGAAATTGCCGTCAGAGATAACATTGAGGGATGTTTATGAAGCTGTTGAAGGGGAGTTAAGGATGGTTGAGTGTTTTGATGTTCCTGGGTCAGTTTGTGTTTTTACTTCTTGTTGTGGGCAGGCGGATATATGGCATGAGGTTGAGAAAAAATTTATAGATATTCTTGAAGGCATAACCATTCAAGATGTAATTGCACGTGATTGTGTTTATTCAGAAAAATTCTTAACAATAAACAAAAGGGAGAAAAGACATGCCAACACTTGAGGTTAGAGATTTATATGTGAGCGTTGATGGGAAAGAGATTTTGAGAGGGCTTAATTTCGCTGTTAATAAAGGTGAAGTTCATGCGTTGATGGGACCGAATGGCTCTGGGAAAAGCACGCTTGCTTATACAATAATGGGTCATCCAAAATATAAGGTTGAAGGCGGAGATATTTTGTTTGAAGGTAAAAGCATACTTGAGATGAAGCCAGATGAGAGAGCAAAGCTTGGTTTATTTCTTGCATTTCAATATCCTGTTGAGGTTCCTGGGGTTACTCTTTTTAATTTTTTGTGGAAAGCGATACAGGCTAATAATCTTGATCCAAGGGTGGAACGTACATCTTGGTTGCCGAAATCAGTGGTTGATTATAAAAGGGAGTTGATAGATAAAATCAAGAAGTTAAATATGAGTGAGATTTTTGTTTATAGACCTATTGGGGTTGGATTTTCAGGTGGTGAAAAGAAGAGGATGGAAATTTTGCAGATGGCGATGTTAAAGCCAATTATAGCTTTTCTTGATGAACCTGATTCGGGACTTGATATTGATTCTCTTAAGATTGTGGCTGATGTTGTGAATTCAGTGCGTACCCCGGAGCTTGGTATAGTGATGATAACTCATTATCAAAGGATTTTAAATTACATAAAGCCAGATTTTGTGCATATAATGCTTGATGGTAGAATCGTTAAATCTGGTGGACCTGAGATAGTTGAGAAGCTTGAGCAAGAAGGTTATGCTTGGATCAGGGAAACGGCTGCTGAATCAGCAGATTAAAAATAAAAATTAAAATGGAGAAATTAACATGCAAGCAACGGAAAGAAAAATAGATATTGATTATACAAGATATGACTTTAAGGATGAAATAAAATATATTTATCAGGCAAAGCGTGGTTTAAGTAGAGAAGTTGTTGAGGAAATCTCATATTGGAAAAATGAACCTGAGTGGATGCGGCAGTTTAGATTGCATTCGCTTGATGTTTTTCTCAAAAAGCCGATGCCGACCTGGGGAGCTGATCTTTCCGAGATAAATTTTGATGAATATATTTATTACATAAAGCCGACGGATAGAAAGGGCAAATCCTGGGATGAGGTCCCAGAGAAGATAAGGCAGACATTTGAACGGCTCGGGATACCTGAGGCTGAGAGAAAATTCCTTGCAGGGGTTGGAGCCCAATATGAATCCGAGGTTGTATATCACAGCCTGCGTGAGGATTTGATGAAAAAAGGTGTGATTTTTACAGATATGGATACTGCGGTTAGAGAATATCCTGATATAGTGAGAAAGTATTTTGGCACGGTTGTGCCACCTGAAGATAATAAATTTGCAGCTCTTAACAGTGCGGTCTGGAGTGGTGGAAGTTTTGTTTATGTTCCGAAGGGTGTTAAGGTTGATTTTCCGCTTCAAGCGTATTTTAGGATAAATGCAGAAAGCGTTGGGCAATTTGAAAGAACGCTTATCATTGCGGAGGAAGGCGCAAGTGTTCATTACATTGAGGGTTGTACAGCTCCTATTTATAGAGAAGATTCACTTCACAGTGCTGTAGTTGAGATCATAGCCCTTCCCGGTTCCCATGTCAGATACACGACTGTTCAAAACTGGTCAAAGAATGTTTATAATCTTGTTACGAAGAGAGCAGTTGCTTACGAGGGAGCTTTCGTTGAGTGGGTTGATGGGAATTTGGGTAGCAAGGTGACGATGAAATATCCAGCGGTTTATCTTCTTGGTAAAGGTGCTAAGGCGGAAATTCTTTCAATTGCTTATGCAGGTGCAGGGCAACATCAAGATACAGGGGCAAAGGTAATTCATGTGGCTCCTTATACAACGAGCAACATCGTTTCAAAATCAATAAGCAAAGATGGAGGTAGAACAAGTTATAGAGGTCTTGTTAAGGTGCAAAAGGGAGCAATTGGTGTTAAGTCAACAGTTAGGTGTGACGCTTTGATGCTTGATGAGTTCTCAAGGTCTGATACTTATCCTTATATGGAGATAGAGGAGGAACTTGTAAGTATCGGTCATGAGGCAACCGTTGGCAAGATAAGTGAAGATCAACTTTTTTATCTTATGAGCAGAGGATTGACCGAAAGTGAGGCATTGACACTTGTTGTTCTTGGTTTCATTGAACCATTTGCGAAGGAGTTACCGCTTGATTATGCTATTGAACTTAACAAACTTATAAAACTTGAGATGGAAGGAGCGATTGGCTAAATAAAAATTTCGGAGGTGAGTGAAATGCCATTTTTCATAGTTCAACATAGACATGAAGCAAATAATTGCCCTGCAAGAAATCCAGAACTTGGGCAAATTCTTCTTAAACATCTTGCTTCTGCAGGGGATTATAAAGTTGAAATTAAATCCGAAGGTGTTGTTGATGGATCACATAGATTATTCTTGTTCATTGAGTCGGAGAGCCGTGAGAATGTTGAAAATTTCATGAAACCATTTTCTCAATTTGGTGAGGTTGAGATTTTATCTGCTTCGCTTTGCGAATCCGTCGTCCAAAGAGGCGGTTGCTAATTTTTTCAAAATTTTTTAACTTTAACCGAAAACTAATTTGCTGGAGATAGAGTAAATGTCAGAAATTGTATTGCCGAATTGTTTAGCCCATGAAACAATAGATAAACTTTCAACCCAGAGAAACGAACCCCTTTGGTTTCGGGAAAGGCGAAATCAGGCTTTTGAAATTTTAGATGAATTAAACCTGCCCGAATCAAAATATACGAAAATAAAAGGATTCAAAGCAGAAGTTTTAAATCCATTTCTTGTCGGTAACCCTGATAAAGTTCTTTTTGATGTAGGTAAACTTGACATCTTCATCGTTCAGGCGAATACATCCACAAAGTATAAAATTTCGCCTGAATATCGTGATAAAATTATTCTGATGCCACTTGTAGAGGCACTTGGTAAATAT
Above is a window of Candidatus Kryptobacter tengchongensis DNA encoding:
- a CDS encoding adenylate cyclase, which gives rise to MDKKVKYEVLKISLLVAFLSAIISFITAEYISTLKGVELRTIDLRFNYRGSVFNFADSSDIVIVAIDESSLDRAPHRWPWPRSYYAKLLRNLKKAGAKIVAFDINFDSPDRNPENDAEFRRAVEEVGNVVLAGREAKGAALKGKIIEAKNFLRNIFIGTMGSYPGIVEVLRDYDGVCRRYVPVFSAGDTVFPSFGLAILLLYYGLTIDSVYDLPPRHPFENGFFKIGNLKIPKFDDKTWLINFAGPAGTFKYISLIDVLDDEDFKTKDELIYGDINTFDNPEFGLLHDKVFKDKIVIVGSAIPEFKGELGDLLPSPFVKDESNLMYGVEIHANAVATILEQKFIVKISGFASFLIIFMISLLSFALAVGVRHLKIRPEFLTEIFGVLSLILLFVLWSFVVIISFNNNFLLPVVSPVLGGTIAYIGSIVYQYLTERKQKKLIKTIFGYYVHPSVVNQLVSNPELVRLGGEKREMTVLFSDLWNFTTISEAYPPEFIFNLLNEYFDSMTKVVFKYGGTLDKYIGDAIVAFWGAPIYYEDHALRACLCALKMQFELEKLRIRWEKEGKPLLHMRIGINTGEMIVGNIGGYGRFNYTVIGDSVNLGARLEAINKEFGTSIIISEYTYEKVKGFFKVREIGEITVKGKTKPVKIYELLDVLLSEKKLIKVME
- a CDS encoding thioredoxin gives rise to the protein MSKNIIELTDLNFEDEVLKSDKLVLVDFWAEWCAPCRMIAPIIEEIANEYADRLKVGKLNVDYNPKTAMKYGIMSIPTLLLFQNGRVIEQIVGAMPKKNLLAKLEKYLLPV
- a CDS encoding type III pantothenate kinase; amino-acid sequence: MFLAIDIGNTHTVFGIYKNGKLLHDWRVSSLITRTEDEAWFLVKFFCNDVNIDIKSISGVGISSVVPNLTDIFVWMSQKHFKIDPIIVSAEIDLGIKILYDDPSAVGADRLCNAVAGYTKYGGPIIVVDFGTATTYDVVSENGEYLGGVIAPGIETSAAELHRRAAKLPKIELHFPRDVIGKNTVASMQSGIMYGAIDAMEGMIKRIKNIIGQHSKVIATGGLAKTIIERTNVIDFYEPSLVLDGIYIIYTRLKNKNFTP
- a CDS encoding Fe-S cluster assembly ATP-binding protein, encoding MPTLEVRDLYVSVDGKEILRGLNFAVNKGEVHALMGPNGSGKSTLAYTIMGHPKYKVEGGDILFEGKSILEMKPDERAKLGLFLAFQYPVEVPGVTLFNFLWKAIQANNLDPRVERTSWLPKSVVDYKRELIDKIKKLNMSEIFVYRPIGVGFSGGEKKRMEILQMAMLKPIIAFLDEPDSGLDIDSLKIVADVVNSVRTPELGIVMITHYQRILNYIKPDFVHIMLDGRIVKSGGPEIVEKLEQEGYAWIRETAAESAD
- a CDS encoding protein tyrosine phosphatase — protein: MAEGLLRHLGDNKFEVFSAGTHPSFVHPLAIEAMKEIGIDISNHRSKSVTEFLGQSFDYVITVCDKAKESCPTFPGETKRIHWSFEDPAEATGTIEEKMKVFRKVRDEIKEHIISFINEIQTKSQTENVSGN
- a CDS encoding DNA polymerase-3 subunit alpha codes for the protein MAEFVHLHNHSHYSILDAISTIDGIIESAVQNKMSAVALTDHGVLFGALEFYIKAKEAGIKPIIGSEVYIVTEGSRFDKTKGSKDEESDLAVRNKKTHYKHLVLLAKNEIGWKNLIKLITIGHTEGFYYKPRIDFEVLEKYKDGLVALSACIGGVVSTYLVDGDYEGAKKMAKKFKEIFGDDFYLEVQNHFIDKEQPVLQGMPRLSKELGIKLVATNDCHYIKQEHAIPHNIFISIQDKNSVRDIYQLKYGTDQVYFKTAEEMYQAFKDFPEAIETTLEIAEKCNLEIELGKNYLPHFPIPEDAGVKTPDEYLEKLAWEGLQKRYKTITREVEDRLKYELDVIKRMGFSTYFLIVHDFINQARKMGVAVGPGRGSAAGSIVSYALGITNIDPLKHDLLFERFLNPERVSMPDIDIDFADDKRELVIEYVKKKYGEKSVAQIITFGTLSSRAVVRDVARVLGISLQVVDSITKNIPVQLGKPLPLNEALERPELEWLKNTTDPKLKELVKYALILEGLNRHPSTHAAGIVIAPGDISDYVPLYQTPQTELMTQYDKDYLEKAGLLKVDMLGLRTLTVIVNTLKLVKQNYGIEINIDEIPLDDEKTYQLLGEGRTVGVFQFESSGMQEYLRRLKPTNINDLAAMNALYRPGPINMIDDYIERKHGRKPIEYLHPKLEPILKETFGIVVYQEQVMQIANQIAGFSLAKADLMRRAMGKKDKELMAKQRNEFIDGAVKNGVDKKTAEEIFDMLEKFASYGFNKSHAVAYAYLAYQTAYLKAHFPAEFMAATMSSELNNTDKIVQFIEDCRRMGIKVLPPDVNESNLDFTVINQKTIRFGLGAIKNVGENAVNEIIRVRNEGGKFKNLFDFCARVDLRVVNKRAIESLIQAGAFDSLNCGHRAQLLQAVEMAMNYGEKTKKDKKNGQVGLFDLFSNSSTEENYPPLPNVEPWSEMEKLSYERNVLGFYVSGHPLMRYFDEVQTFSTAKLGDPDSVHDGEIVRVCGVITDMETKLDKNKNQMLIFELEDFTGKAECVAFSDVYKNYSRHLYVEALVLVTGEAKKQGNSLRITVKEVCPLEEAKERFIHKVIITVDKNETPEKVEKLSELLRKCEEGNCIIEIDVVNSGTFVQKFEIPYNLVKPSTDLINSLKELFGEKNIKLIPK
- a CDS encoding Fatty acid hydroxylase superfamily protein — translated: MAEYVRASTRIPDYLYPKKGSATIFKNKFLETLTKTHPLTPAVIYLPIVSYLIFYSLNKLNFKSLTVAGLFASGVFSWTLAEYLLHRFVFHFEPKTSLGFKIQFMIHGVHHQYPNDPKRLVMPPAASLILALIFWYIFRFSFGIYAFSFFPGFVMGYIIYDMTHYAIHHFKPPKNKLRYLWKHHLQHHYKAPDRAFGVSSPLWDLIFGTTP
- a CDS encoding transcriptional regulator, BadM/Rrf2 family, yielding MIVSKTLDYAVRTLIYLGKRHGGGTVLMKEIAEKQKIPLSYLAKVMRQLVRAGIVFSEYGPNGGYSLKKLPSEITLRDVYEAVEGELRMVECFDVPGSVCVFTSCCGQADIWHEVEKKFIDILEGITIQDVIARDCVYSEKFLTINKREKRHANT